One region of Epilithonimonas zeae genomic DNA includes:
- a CDS encoding TolC family protein, giving the protein MNKITTLVLSVSAFVCLSGQQQMSLQDCELAFQKNNLQLLAAQYNINMADAGIIQAKIWELPQVEGYVNAINPQDKRVFDVGRAKGVEITQLIYLGGKKKNEIQFAKSNKELSQLQFNQLLVDLRSQLRETYYNLIYEQKKQISIDAQLKYMNELLAAYKVQTDKGNISLKDFVRLQSIVIQLNNDKIEINNNILGFQQTMKVLTGTSEKTIANLSKPEENEILVSQPFGDLGILQEKALQNNADYLYQLKLIDNSKLYAQWQKSLNTPDLNLGAEYDQASGTFNNEVNLKIGIPIPLWKVNKGNVEKAKYAIQQNEKNSEYQKLNLQTQVESAYQTWKNQYDQYFELKQTDLENLETVYNGILKNFRNGNISLIEFTDFMESYRQTVLQIYEMKKQIMISAENLNQLVQTKIFY; this is encoded by the coding sequence ATGAACAAAATTACAACGCTGGTGTTATCCGTTTCGGCATTTGTTTGTCTTTCCGGGCAGCAGCAGATGTCTCTTCAGGATTGCGAACTGGCATTTCAAAAAAACAACCTCCAGCTTCTCGCCGCACAATACAATATCAATATGGCTGATGCCGGTATTATTCAGGCAAAGATTTGGGAACTTCCGCAAGTAGAAGGTTATGTCAATGCAATTAATCCACAGGACAAAAGAGTTTTCGATGTAGGGCGAGCAAAAGGTGTGGAAATCACGCAATTGATTTATCTGGGCGGAAAGAAAAAAAACGAAATCCAATTTGCAAAGTCCAACAAAGAACTTTCGCAATTGCAGTTTAACCAATTATTGGTTGACCTTCGTTCACAGCTTCGCGAGACTTATTACAATCTCATTTATGAGCAAAAAAAACAAATTAGCATTGATGCTCAGCTGAAATATATGAATGAACTTTTGGCAGCGTACAAGGTTCAGACAGACAAAGGAAATATTTCGCTTAAAGATTTTGTAAGACTTCAAAGTATTGTAATTCAGTTGAATAATGATAAGATTGAAATCAATAACAATATTCTTGGATTCCAGCAAACGATGAAAGTTTTGACTGGAACTTCGGAAAAAACCATTGCTAATTTATCAAAGCCGGAAGAAAATGAAATTCTAGTATCTCAGCCTTTCGGAGATTTGGGAATCCTTCAGGAAAAAGCGTTGCAAAACAATGCAGATTATCTCTATCAATTAAAACTGATTGACAACAGCAAGCTTTACGCACAATGGCAAAAATCACTGAATACACCGGACCTTAATCTGGGAGCCGAATATGACCAGGCTTCCGGTACTTTCAATAATGAAGTTAATTTGAAAATCGGAATTCCAATTCCACTTTGGAAAGTGAATAAAGGAAATGTTGAAAAAGCCAAATATGCCATTCAGCAAAACGAGAAAAACTCAGAATATCAAAAACTGAATCTCCAGACACAAGTAGAATCCGCTTATCAGACTTGGAAAAATCAGTACGACCAATATTTTGAATTGAAACAAACCGATTTGGAAAATTTGGAAACAGTTTATAACGGAATCCTCAAAAACTTCCGGAACGGCAATATAAGTTTGATAGAATTCACCGATTTTATGGAGAGTTACAGACAGACTGTTTTACAGATTTATGAGATGAAAAAGCAGATTATGATTTCTGCAGAAAACCTGAACCAATTAGTACAAACCAAAATCTTTTATTAA
- a CDS encoding ATP-binding protein: MSLKRKIALSLSIAFSLIFGIMMFVIYVSFNDFRRDEFKLRFQKRLVFTVNFIEKANDFEREAPLFFDENSDNVLLNENIIILNAEKELVYSTLKDKKVTWDNNLLESLDKEKTIYNEHSEPEIYAALRNIKGENYYILTSAQDVTGESKLAFLGYTLIFSYIISVLLIWFFSYYLVSKFLQPLEVLKNQISDTSVHRLTTDIILKNSNDEIGVLAKSFNLMTSRLDDVFQSQKDFNSSAAHEMRTPLTRMAFQLENLIQLENHSPKTKTTLQQMLQDVHQLSDLTKSLLLLSKFDKEGIASVYEEVRIDEVVFDAFETVHRNFPEFKMDFQIDEESIDDSILTVKGVKSLLEITFINLFKNAALYSDNQEVDISIKETDFRIIVKVFSIGSTIPVEEREKLFDAFMRGSNSHNKTGSGLGLRIVKRILEYHKAEISYTSLSDRENLFTVIFNK; the protein is encoded by the coding sequence ATGTCATTAAAACGTAAAATCGCACTCAGTTTAAGCATCGCATTTTCCTTGATTTTCGGGATTATGATGTTCGTGATTTACGTGTCATTCAATGATTTTAGACGGGATGAGTTTAAGCTTAGATTTCAGAAACGTTTGGTTTTTACCGTTAATTTTATTGAGAAAGCCAATGATTTTGAAAGAGAAGCACCTTTGTTTTTTGACGAAAACTCTGATAATGTGCTTCTTAATGAAAATATTATTATTCTCAATGCCGAAAAAGAGCTCGTTTACAGTACTTTAAAAGACAAAAAAGTGACTTGGGATAACAATCTGCTCGAGAGTCTTGACAAAGAAAAAACAATCTACAACGAACATTCCGAACCTGAAATTTACGCTGCATTGCGAAATATCAAAGGGGAAAATTACTACATTTTAACAAGTGCTCAGGACGTCACCGGAGAGTCCAAGTTGGCATTCCTCGGTTACACCTTGATTTTTTCTTATATAATCAGTGTTTTATTAATTTGGTTTTTCAGCTATTATCTGGTTTCCAAATTTCTTCAGCCTTTGGAGGTTCTCAAAAATCAAATTTCCGACACCAGCGTTCATCGGCTCACTACCGATATCATTCTGAAAAATAGCAATGACGAAATTGGTGTACTTGCAAAATCATTTAATCTAATGACAAGCCGATTGGATGATGTTTTCCAGTCACAGAAAGATTTCAATTCCAGTGCGGCGCACGAGATGCGGACACCTTTGACAAGAATGGCGTTCCAGTTGGAAAATTTGATTCAACTCGAAAATCATTCTCCAAAAACCAAAACCACATTACAACAAATGTTGCAGGATGTCCATCAATTATCCGACCTTACAAAATCTCTATTGCTTCTTTCAAAATTCGATAAAGAAGGGATTGCCAGTGTTTATGAAGAAGTCAGAATTGATGAAGTGGTTTTTGATGCATTTGAGACTGTTCATCGTAATTTCCCTGAATTCAAAATGGATTTCCAGATTGATGAAGAAAGCATCGATGATTCAATTTTGACAGTAAAAGGTGTCAAATCTTTATTGGAAATAACGTTCATTAATTTGTTCAAAAATGCAGCTTTATATTCAGATAATCAAGAAGTTGATATTTCTATCAAAGAAACCGATTTTAGAATTATAGTCAAGGTCTTTTCTATCGGTTCCACAATTCCTGTCGAGGAAAGAGAAAAACTTTTCGATGCTTTTATGAGAGGAAGCAATTCACACAATAAAACTGGTTCCGGATTAGGTTTGCGTATTGTAAAACGCATTTTGGAATATCATAAAGCAGAAATTTCCTACACTTCACTTTCAGATAGAGAGAATCTTTTTACAGTGATTTTCAACAAGTAA
- a CDS encoding response regulator transcription factor, translated as MQALLLEDDAVLSSEIALFLESKSIKTDKAEDGEKFLNIFSKKPYDVFLLDINVPKINGLDICKTIRESNSETPIIIISAYDGIEEKKEAFLRAADDYLVKPFLLEELLLRINSQMRRLTPKTEEKEKIVVEDLIIYPEDSKVFRSGEEISLTVKEFQLLVLLARANGRTLSKQYISDEVWKNQFQSTNNAIEVYINFLRKKIDKNFKTKLIHTRPGFGYYLSPL; from the coding sequence ATGCAGGCATTACTTTTAGAGGACGATGCGGTTTTGTCTTCAGAAATTGCACTTTTCCTGGAATCCAAATCCATCAAAACCGATAAAGCGGAAGATGGCGAAAAGTTTCTTAATATTTTTTCTAAGAAACCTTATGATGTTTTTCTTTTAGATATCAATGTTCCCAAAATCAATGGGTTGGATATTTGTAAAACCATCAGAGAAAGCAATTCAGAAACACCGATTATCATTATTTCGGCTTATGACGGAATCGAGGAGAAGAAAGAAGCGTTTTTGAGAGCGGCGGATGATTATTTGGTAAAACCATTTTTGCTGGAAGAATTATTATTGAGAATCAATTCTCAAATGAGAAGACTGACACCAAAAACAGAAGAGAAAGAAAAAATTGTTGTAGAAGATTTGATTATTTATCCGGAAGACAGCAAAGTTTTTCGTTCAGGAGAAGAAATTAGTTTGACTGTAAAAGAATTTCAGTTGTTAGTTTTATTAGCAAGAGCCAATGGAAGGACACTTTCCAAACAATATATTTCTGACGAAGTCTGGAAAAATCAATTTCAATCCACCAACAATGCTATTGAGGTTTATATCAACTTTCTTAGAAAAAAAATCGATAAAAATTTCAAAACAAAGCTTATCCACACGAGACCAGGTTTCGGGTATTACCTAAGTCCACTGTAA
- a CDS encoding ChaN family lipoprotein, with the protein MRKLLLFIAVMSLGNINAQNFDPFKFYNKKSKEVSSKNLIKELADYDVVFIGEHHDNSINHWLEKRITEALFEKKNGQITLGAEMFERDNQQALNSYLAGKIDAKNLKDSVRLWKNYETDYRPLVDFAKDKKLNFIATNVPRKYASQTSKNGINSLNELPEAEKKFIAKLPIEVTLETPGYKEMKSLMGDHVEEMKLMNFISAQAIKDATMAESIFQNLQSGKTFIHYNGDYHSKQYGGIYWYLKKKNPNLKIAVISVFESDKPDLSLPEKDFIPTEFNLVIPSDMTKTY; encoded by the coding sequence ATGAGGAAGTTATTATTGTTTATTGCTGTAATGAGTTTAGGTAATATAAATGCACAAAATTTTGATCCATTTAAATTCTACAATAAGAAATCAAAAGAGGTTTCTTCCAAAAATTTAATCAAAGAACTAGCGGATTATGATGTTGTTTTTATCGGAGAACATCACGATAATTCTATCAATCATTGGCTGGAAAAAAGAATTACGGAAGCTCTTTTTGAAAAGAAAAACGGACAGATTACTTTAGGAGCAGAAATGTTCGAACGAGATAATCAACAAGCTTTGAATTCTTATCTCGCAGGAAAAATCGATGCTAAAAATCTGAAAGATTCGGTAAGACTTTGGAAAAATTACGAAACCGATTACAGACCTTTGGTTGATTTTGCGAAAGACAAAAAGCTTAATTTCATAGCGACGAATGTTCCAAGAAAATACGCTTCTCAAACTTCCAAAAACGGAATCAACAGTTTGAATGAATTACCAGAAGCTGAAAAGAAGTTCATTGCCAAATTACCAATAGAAGTGACTCTGGAAACGCCGGGCTACAAAGAAATGAAATCGCTAATGGGAGATCACGTTGAAGAAATGAAACTGATGAATTTCATCTCAGCCCAAGCTATAAAAGATGCAACAATGGCAGAATCTATTTTCCAAAATCTGCAATCTGGAAAGACTTTTATCCATTACAACGGCGATTATCACAGCAAACAATATGGCGGAATCTACTGGTATTTGAAAAAGAAAAACCCAAACTTAAAAATTGCAGTTATTTCAGTTTTTGAATCCGATAAACCAGATTTGTCTTTACCTGAAAAAGATTTTATTCCAACAGAGTTTAATTTGGTGATTCCGAGTGATATGACGAAGACTTATTAG
- a CDS encoding hemin-degrading factor, translating into MSTLTNDLKSKWEALKAENPHLRIRNAAEQLGVSEAELLTTNIGNGVTVLKPEFASLLQEVVKLDKVMALTRNDECVHERKGVYLNPDFSNPHGQVFVGEDIDLRIFINSWKFGFSVIEGDRKSFQFFGKDGLALHKIYLTNKSNEAEFDALTEKYKADEQSSDIVTEPIAPKSTEKADSEIDVAGFQQAWKDLKDTHDFFMMTKKFGVSRTQALRLAPEGFAQKIDNSKVVNVLEDASEKQIPIMVFVGNRGIIQIHTGEVKKTLWHQQWFNVMDPDFNLHLDTTKIGETWITKKPTEDGEVTSVEVFNKEGEFIVQFFGKRKPGNPELQEWKDLVADL; encoded by the coding sequence ATGAGTACATTAACAAACGATTTAAAGTCAAAATGGGAAGCTCTGAAAGCAGAAAATCCACATCTTAGAATAAGAAACGCTGCAGAACAATTAGGCGTTAGTGAAGCAGAACTTTTGACTACAAACATCGGAAATGGCGTGACGGTTCTTAAACCTGAATTCGCATCGCTTTTACAGGAAGTTGTAAAGCTTGACAAAGTAATGGCTTTAACCAGAAACGACGAATGTGTACACGAAAGAAAAGGTGTTTATTTGAATCCTGATTTCAGTAATCCTCACGGACAGGTTTTCGTAGGAGAGGACATCGATTTGAGAATCTTTATCAACTCTTGGAAATTTGGTTTTTCTGTGATTGAAGGCGATAGAAAAAGTTTCCAATTCTTTGGAAAAGATGGGTTGGCACTTCACAAAATCTACTTAACCAACAAAAGCAACGAAGCAGAATTTGATGCTTTAACAGAGAAATATAAAGCTGACGAACAGTCTTCCGACATCGTAACAGAACCAATTGCTCCAAAATCCACAGAAAAAGCAGATTCTGAAATCGATGTTGCTGGTTTTCAACAAGCTTGGAAAGATTTGAAAGACACACACGACTTCTTTATGATGACTAAAAAATTCGGGGTTAGTAGAACACAGGCTTTGAGATTAGCTCCGGAAGGATTTGCTCAAAAAATTGATAATTCTAAAGTAGTAAATGTATTGGAAGATGCTTCCGAAAAACAGATTCCAATTATGGTTTTCGTTGGAAACAGAGGAATTATTCAGATTCATACAGGAGAAGTTAAAAAGACGCTTTGGCATCAGCAGTGGTTTAATGTAATGGACCCTGATTTTAATTTGCATCTTGATACGACTAAAATTGGTGAAACCTGGATTACGAAGAAACCAACAGAAGATGGCGAAGTAACTTCGGTGGAAGTGTTCAACAAAGAAGGTGAATTTATCGTTCAATTCTTTGGAAAAAGAAAACCGGGAAATCCTGAACTTCAGGAGTGGAAAGACTTGGTTGCCGATTTATAA
- a CDS encoding class I SAM-dependent methyltransferase — protein MTEQELKILAQQLSNPEGETGREVAKMMNETNISMTKESIKALHLKDNEKILELGHGNAGHLSYLLDFADNIQYTGLEISQTMKSEAENINSKYLSQAEFHLYDGNKIPFENETFDKVMTVNTIYFWENPVEFFNEIYRVLTKDGSFVLTFAKKDFMKNLPFTADFKLYNYEDVEELVSQTNFKRMICSDKEEFIFSKIGEPVRREYKVLTIKK, from the coding sequence ATGACAGAACAAGAACTCAAAATATTAGCACAGCAATTATCTAATCCGGAAGGAGAAACCGGAAGAGAAGTTGCGAAAATGATGAATGAAACCAATATTTCGATGACCAAAGAAAGCATCAAAGCTTTACATTTAAAGGACAACGAAAAGATTTTGGAACTCGGTCACGGCAACGCAGGACATTTGTCTTATCTTTTGGATTTTGCAGACAATATCCAATACACAGGCTTAGAAATTTCTCAAACAATGAAATCCGAAGCTGAAAACATCAATTCAAAATATCTCTCTCAAGCAGAATTTCATTTGTACGACGGAAACAAAATTCCTTTTGAAAATGAAACTTTTGATAAAGTAATGACCGTCAACACGATTTATTTCTGGGAAAATCCTGTAGAATTCTTTAATGAAATTTACAGAGTTCTAACGAAAGACGGAAGTTTTGTCCTCACATTTGCGAAGAAAGACTTTATGAAAAATCTTCCTTTTACAGCGGATTTCAAGCTTTACAATTACGAAGATGTGGAAGAACTAGTATCGCAGACCAATTTCAAAAGGATGATTTGCTCAGACAAAGAAGAGTTTATCTTTAGCAAAATTGGTGAACCTGTAAGAAGAGAATACAAGGTTTTGACAATCAAAAAGTAG
- a CDS encoding heme ABC transporter ATP-binding protein, producing MIKGHQINYQSQNTSILKSVDINVGYGEFLAIVGPNGAGKSSLLNVLANEIKTEKKQEIYFKDKIIYNWKLEELSKHKAKFSQHNSQDIPLLVKDVVMMGRYPYFGSQPTLEDIKSTEIAMVETGIIHFRDRDYNSLSGGEKQRVHLARVLAQLDNEIAHRLLFLDEPLNNLDIKHQHNTLELIKKFTQNNNTAVVVLHDLNLAASFADKILLMEKGEVLAYGAPEEVFTEEKISRAYNFPCTICKHPINDSTMILFG from the coding sequence ATGATAAAAGGACACCAAATCAATTATCAAAGTCAGAATACCAGCATCTTGAAAAGTGTTGATATCAATGTTGGTTACGGAGAATTTCTGGCGATTGTCGGTCCAAATGGAGCAGGAAAATCCAGCCTGTTAAATGTTCTTGCCAACGAAATTAAAACCGAAAAAAAGCAAGAAATCTATTTCAAAGACAAAATCATTTATAACTGGAAACTGGAAGAATTATCAAAACATAAAGCTAAATTTTCTCAGCATAATTCTCAGGATATTCCGCTTTTGGTAAAGGATGTTGTGATGATGGGGCGTTATCCATACTTCGGTTCTCAACCGACCTTGGAAGATATAAAATCCACGGAGATTGCTATGGTGGAAACAGGGATTATTCATTTTCGGGACAGAGATTATAACTCGCTTTCCGGAGGTGAGAAGCAAAGGGTTCATTTGGCGAGAGTTCTGGCTCAGCTGGATAACGAGATTGCGCACAGGCTTTTGTTTTTGGACGAACCACTCAATAATCTGGACATCAAACACCAGCACAATACATTAGAATTAATTAAAAAATTTACTCAAAACAATAACACCGCAGTCGTTGTTTTGCACGATTTGAATTTGGCTGCAAGTTTCGCGGACAAAATCTTGTTGATGGAAAAAGGAGAAGTTTTAGCTTACGGCGCTCCGGAAGAGGTTTTTACAGAGGAAAAAATAAGCCGTGCTTACAATTTTCCGTGTACCATTTGCAAACATCCGATCAACGACAGCACAATGATTTTATTTGGATAG
- a CDS encoding FecCD family ABC transporter permease produces MKSKSLTFYTIIGIILLILMMVLALNIGVYDFSGSSSYEVLWKFLTGDSSLSLSEKYVIWEVRTSRIVMAVLIGSMLAVSGTTLQGMFKNPLATGESIGLTSGATLLAAIAIVLGHTFEQYLPEIIRNSLVGVSAFVGAFLAMVIVYRISTSAGKTNVVMMLLSGVAITSIGFSITGFLIYISKDEQLRDLTFWNLGSLAGATWTRNIILSIVLLFSYIIILPKGKSLNAMLLGEKDAQHLGVNVETLKKEIVLITSLMIGTCVAFSGTIGFVGLIVPYILRLLFRSDYHFILPLSAICGSILLLLADTISRTIVAPSELPIGILTSLIGGPIFIAILIKYKNTLR; encoded by the coding sequence TTGAAATCAAAAAGTCTTACATTTTACACCATCATCGGTATTATTTTATTAATACTGATGATGGTTTTAGCTTTAAATATCGGGGTTTATGACTTCAGTGGTTCCTCATCGTATGAAGTATTGTGGAAGTTTTTAACCGGTGACTCTTCTTTGTCATTAAGTGAAAAATACGTGATTTGGGAAGTCAGAACCTCTCGAATCGTAATGGCAGTTCTTATAGGAAGTATGTTAGCGGTTTCCGGAACTACGCTGCAAGGGATGTTCAAAAACCCTCTAGCAACGGGAGAATCGATTGGTTTAACTTCTGGAGCTACTTTGTTGGCAGCGATTGCAATCGTCCTCGGACATACTTTTGAACAATATCTTCCGGAAATCATCAGAAATTCCTTGGTGGGCGTTTCTGCATTTGTGGGAGCATTTTTAGCAATGGTCATCGTTTACAGGATTTCCACAAGTGCGGGAAAAACAAATGTTGTAATGATGCTGCTTTCCGGAGTTGCAATCACATCCATTGGCTTTTCTATTACCGGATTTTTGATTTACATTTCAAAAGACGAGCAGCTTAGAGACTTGACATTCTGGAATCTCGGAAGCTTAGCAGGAGCAACCTGGACAAGAAATATCATTTTGTCAATTGTCTTATTGTTTTCATACATAATCATATTGCCAAAAGGAAAATCACTTAATGCAATGTTATTAGGTGAAAAAGATGCACAACACTTGGGAGTCAATGTCGAAACTTTGAAAAAAGAAATCGTATTGATAACTTCATTAATGATAGGAACTTGTGTCGCATTTTCCGGTACAATTGGTTTTGTCGGATTAATTGTTCCATACATTTTGAGATTGTTATTCCGCTCAGATTATCATTTCATTTTGCCGTTGTCAGCGATTTGTGGAAGTATTTTGCTGTTGCTTGCGGATACAATCAGCCGAACAATCGTTGCACCTTCTGAATTACCAATAGGAATCTTAACATCGTTGATTGGAGGTCCAATTTTCATTGCGATTCTTATCAAATACAAAAACACTTTGAGATGA